Proteins encoded within one genomic window of Fragaria vesca subsp. vesca linkage group LG1, FraVesHawaii_1.0, whole genome shotgun sequence:
- the LOC101299327 gene encoding xyloglucan galactosyltransferase KATAMARI1-like, which yields MLSRKQTPPDSPWKEKEEKLLYCSKTKEPNLLMTILSNPHLRFGAFVFVFLSAWLLLLLFWFPPKIATTPTTTPNVVDALLVPDQGTQEQSQLQVSKCDDPSVSVYVYPLPAKFNIGLLDRCESLNVYTDMCPHVANHGLGQPKPNMGSAAASWFATHQFIAEMIIHARVENHPCRTHDPSRATLFYVPFYGGLYASSKFREANLTARDELALELVEHIQSQPTWHKRHGKDHFIALGRTAWDFMRTSDGPDFGANVLLNLPAVKNMSVLTVERQPWQGANQFGIPYPSYFHPSFLPEMLTWQTKMRGAARPHLFSFIGGPRKGLEKAAIRNEFIRQCAESNRCFLMKCGANGASKCHEPSEVLKVMSESQFCLQAPGDSYTRRSTFDSVLAGCIPVFFSPHTAYTQYKWFLPAEASEYSVYIDEKSEGSKRIEEELLKIPVEKVEMMREKVIEMIPSLTYAHPNASGLGFKDAVDVVLASLANHVNNLVN from the coding sequence ATGCTTTCGAGAAAGCAAACACCTCCGGATTCTCCATGGAAGGAGAAGGAGGAGAAATTGTTGTACTGTTCCAAAACCAAAGAACCCAACTTGTTGATGACCATCCTCAGCAATCCCCACCTCAGGTTTGGTGCTTTCGTCTTTGTCTTTCTGTCTGCTTGGCTTCTTCTGCTCCTCTTTTGGTTCCCACCCAAAATAGCCACCACACCGACAACCACACCCAATGTGGTCGATGCTCTTCTTGTTCCGGACCAAGGTACCCAAGAACAATCACAACTCCAAGTATCAAAGTGCGATGATCCAAGCGTGTCGGTTTATGTATACCCTTTGCCGGCGAAGTTCAACATTGGACTTCTTGACCGGTGTGAATCCCTAAACGTCTACACCGACATGTGTCCTCATGTGGCGAACCACGGACTCGGCCAGCCCAAACCAAATATGGGATCGGCCGCGGCGTCGTGGTTCGCCACTCACCAGTTCATAGCCGAGATGATCATCCACGCGCGCGTGGAGAATCACCCCTGCCGAACGCACGACCCCTCACGCGCCACCCTCTTCTACGTCCCCTTCTACGGCGGCCTCTACGCTTCCAGCAAGTTCCGCGAGGCCAACCTAACCGCCCGCGACGAGCTCGCCTTGGAGTTGGTGGAGCACATCCAGTCCCAGCCCACGTGGCACAAGCGCCACGGCAAGGATCACTTCATCGCCCTGGGGAGAACCGCATGGGATTTCATGCGAACATCCGACGGCCCAGATTTTGGCGCCAACGTCCTCCTCAACCTCCCCGCTGTTAAAAACATGTCGGTGCTGACCGTGGAGAGACAACCTTGGCAAGGCGCCAACCAGTTCGGGATACCCTACCCTTCCTACTTCCACCCCTCCTTCTTGCCGGAGATGCTGACGTGGCAGACCAAGATGCGCGGCGCCGCCCGGCCCCACCTGTTTTCCTTCATCGGCGGGCCGAGGAAGGGCTTAGAGAAGGCTGCCATACGTAACGAGTTCATAAGGCAGTGCGCCGAGTCGAATCGGTGCTTCCTCATGAAATGTGGCGCCAACGGAGCTAGCAAATGCCACGAGCCGAGTGAGGTACTGAAGGTCATGAGTGAGTCGCAGTTTTGCTTACAGGCTCCCGGCGACTCCTACACGCGGCGGTCAACGTTTGACTCGGTATTGGCCGGGTGCATTCCGGTGTTCTTCTCGCCGCACACGGCGTACACGCAGTACAAGTGGTTTTTACCGGCGGAGGCGAGCGAGTATTCGGTTTACATCGACGAGAAGAGTGAGGGGAGTAAGAGGATAGAGGAAGAGTTGCTGAAGATTCCGGTGGAGAAGGTGGAGATGATGAGGGAGAAGGTTATTGAGATGATACCTAGCTTGACGTACGCGCATCCCAATGCGAGTGGTTTAGGGTTTAAGGACGCCGTTGACGTTGTGCTTGCATCATTGGCTAATCATGTCAATAATTTAGTTAATTAA
- the LOC101299808 gene encoding uncharacterized protein LOC101299808 → MAPLMYFDSRKVLLLASLVVFLFSSTLLLCAAEEDEKLPRIQSSSLFLGSRKMLELDEEDEDVQPKKIKPKTTTSTTQSSKNQTKLIKPTSSSSSKNQTRLIKPNLSSKNQTKLIKSSTNSTKSSSSSSPTIKISLKKLNSTSKPSNSTKLSSLSSKTSDLAKLTSPKNKTTKLTTTKQPQTPKPIPKTETKKPTKKPIQPSWIEQDDDIDFVSDFTDLPGQFQQTLLPDLEKISTTSKLYLTKANKQMTTRFKPLVGNKYAPTIASIVSFAFLIIPLLLVSLLFNRIKAYFSLQKLLIFIQVYLSIYFSILCLSSLVTGLEPLKFFYATSQSTYICLQVFQTLGYVLYLLLLLMYLILVFSTDSGLGSKVLGLAQCFVGFAVGLHYYMSVFHRAVLHQPPKTNWKVHGIYATCYLVICLFATAERRKKAYLEEGGEEGKKN, encoded by the coding sequence ATGGCTCCACTCATGTACTTCGACTCAAGAAAGGTACTTTTGCTAGCTTCTCTTGTTGTGTTCCTGTTTTCTTCTACTCTGCTCCTTTGTGCCGCAGAAGAAGATGAAAAACTGCCTCGGATTCAGAGCTCATCACTGTTTTTGGGTTCAAGGAAAATGTTGGAATTAGATGAAGAAGATGAAGATGTTCAGCCTAAGAAGATCAAACCCAAGACCACCACTTCCACAACCCAATCCTCCAAAAACCAGACCAAGCTCATCAAACCCACTTCTTCATCATCCTCCAAAAACCAAACTAGGCTCATCAAACCCAACCTTTCATCCAAGAACCAAACCAAGCTCATCAAATCAAGCACCAACTCAACCAAGTCATCATCATCTTCATCACCCACAATCAAGATTAGCCTCAAGAAGCTGAATTCCACTTCCAAACCCTCAAACTCCACCAAACTCTCTTCACTCTCCTCCAAAACATCAGATCTAGCCAAACTAACCTCCCCCAAAAACAAAACAACCAAACTCACCACCACAAAACAACCTCAAACCCCAAAACCAATCCCAAAAACAGAGACGAAAAAACCCACCAAGAAACCAATCCAACCAAGCTGGATCGAACAAGATGACGACATCGACTTCGTCTCCGACTTCACAGACTTACCCGGCCAGTTCCAACAAACCCTCCTCCCAGACCTCGAGAAAATCTCCACCACATCAAAACTCTACCTCACCAAAGCCAACAAGCAAATGACCACCAGGTTCAAACCCCTCGTCGGAAACAAATACGCCCCCACCATAGCTTCCATAGTCTCCTTTGCATTCCTAATAATCCCACTACTCCTAGTCTCTCTCCTCTTCAACAGAATCAAAGCCTACTTTTCCCTCCAAAAGCTCCTCATCTTCATCCAAGTCTACCTCTCCATCTACTTCTCCATTCTCTGCCTCTCTTCCTTAGTCACCGGCCTCGAGCCCCTCAAGTTCTTCTACGCTACTTCGCAGTCCACCTACATCTGCCTTCAAGTTTTTCAGACTCTCGGCTACGTTCTCTATCTCCTTCTTCTTCTCATGTACTTGATCCTGGTCTTCTCCACAGACTCCGGGCTGGGCTCGAAGGTTTTGGGCCTGGCCCAGTGCTTCGTCGGGTTCGCGGTTGGTCTACATTACTATATGTCGGTGTTTCACCGGGCGGTGCTCCACCAGCCGCCGAAGACTAATTGGAAGGTGCATGGGATATACGCCACGTGTTACCTTGTGATTTGTCTGTTTGCGACGGCGGAGAGGAGGAAGAAGGCTTACTTGGAAGAAGGTGGTGAGGAGGGCAAGAAGAACTAA